The genomic interval GACTTATATCTCAATGGcttcacttttttttcaaattgagTATTAAAGGAAGTTCTGCAAACTCAATGTAAATATGTGAAACTAAAATGCATCAAAACTAACTTTacttaaaacaaacaaaaatgacTATTTTAAATATCAATCAGTTTTGTCACTGGCAAAGGATACATGAGAGCGTTGACGTGGAACAACCAGGTAGTTGGCAACTTTGGCACCAACACGGCAGGAAGAAAAGTGAGTCGAAACCCGAAAATTCAGCGCGAGAAAGCAAAAGCATTTCAAGTTTTAACAACAGCAGAATAGTTTGGTGATAAAAGACGAGTCGCTCAGGCATCTTTTCAAGATTACCCATATAAAGCTTATTAAAGGGCTGATCATTGTGGTAGTCTGACTAGTATCTATTGGCTTTCCCGAaagttttgagtttttttttgcattgtaTCAGGTATCAGGCAAACCGTTTATTCTTCAaaaacatccgatcaaatgaGTTATGAACCGATTGTTTTgctaaaattaaacataagcaaaacaacttattaatgattaaaatataatttatgataaaatttatatatatatatgttcttagtgataaaaagactagaaaataaactacaataaaaaactctaaaataaactctaaacttaagttttaaaatttaaatttttggcttataagcgtaGACATAAGCAAGATTGGGTgtaaatagaaagaaaaatgtgttGGAGAAGTATTAACCATCTATGTGCTTATTTAGGATGGGTTTGCAGTGCAATTGTGTGCAGCATTCACGTGAGAGGTTTCCCAAATCCGACACTCCCACTCATCAGGTGTATTCAGCATTCAAGTCTTCCTATCACACCACCTTCTGTTTTCTTTTGCGAACAAGTACGACCTAGCTAATCATATGAAAGtagtatatactaattataagCAGGAAAGATGCTAACACTATCCAGATTAGATGTGAACCAACCCAAATCAGCAACCGGCAGCGTTGGCTGTTCCTTAGCCAGCCTACACCAATAATTCAAGGCACCAACCATCTTTGCTTCTGaacctttttcttccttttttttagccGATGCTTTTCTTCGGATCGTTACGAACTTTACAGTGTTCCATTACCTAATATTTCGAACAGACGAGTTTTAAACAAAATGACCGTACTCTTTATCCCCTGCCCACATTTTATTGTATGGCTCTCTACTTCGTCTAGAAAAGCATGTCCATATTAGTACCAAATCAAGGTTAGTTAGACCTTTGTTGAGCACACAATAATTGACAGTGTATGTTCGAACTTTAATCGAACCGGTTGTTAATTATCCTATCAAAAGTGGGCAGGATAATCATCAGGTTTTGATAATGCCAAACTCTCAAAGAGTTTTAATCTCGTCCTTCATTttatacctcgaggtatcagtacctcaaggtaccaaatcgtttctcaccgTTAAATCTTGCTAAacaggatgtgcactgttagatccaacgatcagaaataatttggtaccgcgagacaccgatacctcgaggtacaaaatGAAGAATTGGAGTAAAACTCTCACAGGAATGGAGCAAGTATTACGTGATGAGATGAACCCTATATATCTAGATGGGCGCACCAACCGATTGAGAACCATATGAAGTATTGCATTATAAAAAAAGCATCTGTAATGCGGTGCCTGTATATCTTCCTAAAATAATGTTTACCTTctaataacataaaaaatgaaattattccAGATCATTAGGCTAAAGCAGCATCGGTTCTTAAGGTTGAAGCAGCAGTGCAACTGGAGTAGGGCTTAATTACAAACCAAAAATGAATTATGAATTTTGAGCGGTAAAGCTATGcccataaaattaactataaatcaGTACTGAATATAGAATATAGGACATCGAGAATAGATCCCAATTGCCGACCACAGTTTAGAACAGAGTCCGCAGAGAGAATTCGTATGGGAAAAGGCTTGTTTCTGTTCCAGGTTTTTGCATATATGTCAAGGGCAAGTGGTTATATGGAGCATCTATTGATCATAATGCACAATCATACTATATTTGCCAATCAGTTCCAATTGGTTAGTACAGTTAGTGGATAAGCAACGTTCAAATAAATTAACCAATAAGTTATCAAGTCTGTTACAAATGATTGTCAAATCACATCAGTCTAAGCAGTCTTAGATCCTATGAGAACAATCCACAGGCCAAAGGGTGCGCAGATGAACAGATTAGGCATGAATGCAGGTCATTTTGCAGCCGTGGTTGAACAGGGCATAAAATTTGCGGTATTGTATGTTTTTAGTACTTTCTCAAGCATCACTATGAACTTTTAatgcaaattttattatttttaaaaaacttgcaTGAACCTTTGTTTTTCATATTGAGTTAACAGGATGTACTGTTTGCTGTTTTGCACTCAATTCAGGCTAGAGGAGTAATATGTTATCTACAAGATAATCTGTGAGGTTCTGATGCAAAGATTAAGCGAAATATAAGTACAACACAGTTTGGGAGCTAATGAAGCAGTGCACAAAAGTAAGAAGGCAAAAGGAAAGGTCTGGCCTGTTTAGGCGAGGCACTTCTGTAGGACAACGAAGCTGAAACAGATTTATGCTTCTGGAGGACAAGGATCTGGATCTGTGGTTCCGTATCAAGCAGCACAGTAGCCATGGCTCCAGGATCTGGAGCCTATGCTAGTTTGTCAGAAGCAATGTAAGATGATCTACCCgcctgaaattatttttacacaATCAGTGCAACCTTTTGTATGCCTGACAATTATCATGAACATAGAAGACCTGCACTGCATATGTCTTTCCATATATAGAGAATTGGCTTGGGAGTAAGTTATCAACTGGGAGATATAATtccatttaaatttgaaggaaCCCCGAAGTAAAGTGCTGTAAGGAGATCGATACCTGTGATAAGATCTTCTTAAGTACACGAACAATTACTAGTTTACTACATCAACAGGCTGGAATTCTCTGACAGCGGTGCCAGGCTCACCATTCTCATTAAAGACTTTAGGGTTTAGGGAAACGTAATTAAGTGTAATGCTCTTGAAAAGTAAGTAATCCCAAAAATACAATTACAATTCTAAAGTCTGAATTCTTCATCAAGTCATAATCTGACAGTGATATGCTTAGCCTAGGTAAACCGACAAGTTCAAGACGATTTGGCTATATGTATCCAAGGTGGATGTAGAGGCTTTGCTTTTaattcattatctaaaaacaagtCCAACACCACGTGCCATTTGTTCTGGACCTAAGTGCTCTGAGGTCTCCCTATCAGGCAAAACATACTGACAGAGAAACTCACTTTGTACCAACCAACGTAGATGCACATATTGCTTCCTCAGCAACACCTCCCATGGGATAAACCAGCATCAGGCATCCGGTGTGTATCTCTTCAACTTTCGTTCCTGATGCAAAGACACAATCCTTTTGTACATTTCCTAAATATAAACCAGCATCAAAAGCACCTCCAGGCACCTATAAGTTGTATTTGTTGCCATGATGGACAAGTTTATCGAGTTATGCCACATGGCATGCCTTAATTAAAGTGACAGCATATCACCACTgactccaaaaaaaaacagaatttaCAGCAAGAAGAGAAGACAGCTATCTCAATATCATGAACCCAATTCACAAGAGATCTGGACAcaccattaaaaatatgtattaataaTCAACTGTACATAACAGAAATGCCCCATGAAATGGAGAAGCTTCCACACATACCAATATTATGGTACATTAGCTAGTACTATATAGTATCTACCATCCATTGAAATGAAGATTATTATGGTCCAATCAAAAAGCACAATTTTCCATATTTTCTAGAATAATTTGGTATACCACTTTGGAACCTCAGGTATATTATTTGCAGGTAAATAAAGCAAGTGGTATGCtttaaaaaaggaaagccaaaatttatattaatataacaGTTAACCACAAAGCAGATGCTTTAGATCTAAAATACTAAATAGCTGTACAGCAGTGTACCATCTTATTTGCCAGAACTGTCCCTGAAAGGTCTCTCCTGCAAGCACAGCCATCTCCAACATTTAATTTCATTCGACGCTAGAATGAAAACCCATTCATAACATTAATGATGTTCCAAAGACAACAAACACATGAAACTCCATTCCAGCACTCAGATTTTACTTCCTCAGCTGCTAGGCCAAAATTGAGTCGAACACCCATGTAATTCTTTAATTCccaaaatcaaaatatcacCTAGGTACTGAGAATACGCAATTCGGAAATTCTTGGCTTTCAGCGCTGGTAGCTACATAAGTTACTAAGTAGATTCCTCCTAATTTTCTActtcttcaccacacataatTCGGTACCTTCATGTATATGTGGGCTGTGGCTGTAAAAGGCAAGTATCATTACTACTAGCTCTCGCAACCTGTTACAGCCCAAATAGCCTAGACTAGTACCTACCTCCGTCCCTTGCTTTTGCGCATGGACGGAAGGATGTAGTAGAATACAATGTGAAAATGAATCAGGGCAGCTGGAGACCTTCAACGAGACTTGTAAGGTCCGTGCAAGCAGccaatacataattaataggGGGCGTGAAATCAACTACAGAAACAATCACTGTCAGCGTTCCTTGGCAGAAAAATCCAGAATTCACCATGGGCTGTGGTTCATGGTCACTTCCTCCTCTAGAAAATCATGTTGCTGAAACATACCAGACTAGTAGCAGTGATGGGCATACAGAGACGACAGAATCTTCAATCTGGATTGTGGACAAGTTAATAGATTTGGGTGTTATGCTAGAATGGGTGGCATAAAACTAAAGAAGTAGGCTGCTGCCTGATCACTGTAGGTTATTGTGCAAATGAACCAAGTTTACTAGTACAACAATTCAAATATCGACCCCAAACATATATCAAACAAAttcaggtaaaaaaaattgggaaagCACTCGAAATTCTAATCACACCAAATTCATTCAAATTCGGAACCATCCAGCAAGTAAAAATTGCAGGCTGCAATGCGAGCACGATTACCGCATACAACCGCATCGTAGGGTCCCGGCAGCGACATCGGCGCCGAGCACCGCGCTGATCTGCACGCAAACATGAACCTGAACCACCGAAACAACCAAAATCTGGGGAGCGAGATGCGGTTTCCCTACTTCACTTGGGGTAGGTCTCCATCAAGCCCTCGAAGACCTCGGCCATCGCATCTGCACCCAGAAAGCCACCTATTCGTCAGCCTTCCCAAAACCTCGCGGTAATTACCGGAACGGGCCGAAAATTTCACGGGAAACCTACGGCCTTTCCGTTGGGTAGCTAATGATGATGACCGTCTTCACCTGCGACCACAGGAacccgtcggcgtcgccgtcgccgggcgcggaggcggaggagttgTTGCGATTTGAGCGCTCCGCGTtgctctgccgccgccggacgcgGAGCCGCAGGGGCGTGGCTCGGCTGTGTGTGACTCCGCTCATTGTCGCGAGTTGAGATCTTGGGTGGGCCAAGTGAAAATTCATGCATGGGTCACGCGACGCCGCCTCTTGCTGAGTGTTTCTAGGGTGGGCCCATCGGTCCAGTTGACTCGTGGAGACTTAAGCCCTGACATGACATGAGTAGTGTGAGTAACATGTTCACAGGAGGTCTCTCAGTTTAACTTTGAGTATGTTGTTGAAATTTATGCTAAACTCGTATAAATCGTTAAAAAGAAATTCCAGTTATGCTAATATGGTGTATGATGGACCTCGTATGTTAGTAGCTTATTTTCTTCATCTCTTTTTTCTACTCttatctctctctcccatGGATGCCGGTGGCTGGAACAGGCGGGGCAGCAGCGGCTGGCTACTGTCGTTAATCCAAATAGACAAGCAGGTCGCAACTGTCGATCTCACGATGCGCATTGTCAAAAACCATGGAAGAATATGAGTAGAGATAGCAGGGTACTTCTTTGTACTCGATGAACATCAACATAGCTAAAGGGTGAAGTAGCTCCATCATAATATACTTGTTGTCACTTCGTGTCTGTACTTGTCACAGGCAAAGGCCGAAGGTGGCGGTGAGCATGAGCTGGAGGcagggaagaagaggagggagcAGCGACCTGGTTGGTTGGTGGGCTAGGGATCGCCCGcccgcgacggcgcgcggcaggACACACTCGCCGTAGGTGCCGCCGAAGCAGTGCCAGCACGTCGGGAGCACGCGGACAcactcgccgccgtccgccatcTCCGACAGGCAGATGGCGCACTCCGCCTCGACCCACTCGACAACCATCGGGACCCCGAACGCAGCGCCGGCCGCCCCGGAGCTAGCGGACGCGGTGACGTCATCGGACAGGGGGCTTCGGTGGCTGggcctgcgcctgcgcctgAATCCCTAGAGTCCGGCGTCGGTCGTGGCAGCGACGTGGCAAGGGAGGTCAGTAaaacattcattttattatctatttttcaatGTCATCCgtattaggagtattaaaagagaaactttatatttaaatgttctCTCATCCAAGAGATATAGAAATGttgttatatatggatgatcagctagagtaaaaaaaatatataaaggataaaactgtttttgatgatcattcaaatcaaaatatgaataaccaaatttagataagctgctgaagatgctctaaccagaaaaaagaaggaaagaaaagagtcCAACTGCTAACATATGGTCATTGGCGCATTGCTGAGGATAGGATCTTTTTAAACAGTTAATGCGAGTTTAAGGGTAGACActactttatttattgttttccgTAGatccttcatcttatttagaaaaattataaaataacttaaaaatttaattacacgtaaaataatattcatatttcaCCATttgataacaataaaaaatattaatcccaaagaaatttaaataagagggAGAAATTTTTCGTAGATCCTCcgtcttatttagaaaaattataaaataacttaaaaaattaattacacgtaaaataatattcatgtttCACCATttgataacaataaaaaatattaatcccaaagaaatttaaataagagggAGAAATATtgaatctaaaaactaaaataagtgGTGCGTGCGAACGCTAGGTGACTGCGTGCGCGTACCCTACCAGACAAGATACCGCCGAGATCACAGTCAAAACGAAATGGCAGGAGCATTTCATGGCAAAATATACCGTCGTATCATCGAACGCATGCGAACATATATCATCGACGTGGCAAAAGCACAGCTTCACTTCCATTCATCCTTGTATCGTCTACAAACTCTTCAATAAAAGAGCTCTCTCTGTATGATGTGAGGGCAAAAGAATACTGAACTCGATTTCTCGGCCCATGCAAAAATAGCACAAGCGGAAATCAAATCTGAAGGGGTGGGTCAGAAAACGCCCCCAGAATTTCGCCGTCAGTAACTCAGTATGGGTACTCCAGTACTTTTGGTCTATGAATGAGGCATAGCGTGCACATAGCATGCCATGAACTACCTAGCTATCCGAGCCGTGCACCTTGTTCTTCACTGCATGGGCCGCCGCACGGTACCATGCTGCAGCAGCCATTGCTCCTGGATCAGGAACTGATGCCACCAGGTCGGGAGCAATGTATGACGAACGCCCTGCCTGCAAGTGCACGCGAATTTTGTTACTTCGGAACGAATATAACCAAAGGGAAACACAAAAGGTCACTCTAGCGGTACTcattccattccaaaatataaaaacatactccctccatatgtTAATAGATAACATCGtaagttttttagcacacctttgatcattcatcttattcaaaaaaactAACATAATTATTGTTTACTTCGTtgtgattgaatttattactaactgcattttaattataacttatatttttttgcatattttttttaaaaaatgaatggtcaaacctttgccaaaaagtcaatgatatcATGTATTAAAATGCAGAGGAAGTAGTACTAAACATCATCTAGTACTGTGAAAACCCTAGCAGTTGCCCTTGCACAAGCACTGCAAAAGCTAAAGAAACAAACATAGTTTGTAGAATGGAGTGAAAGAGCATACCTTCGCTTGCATCTGTTTAGTGGATTCAGCACCAGCTGATGCTGCTTCAGAAGATGCGATAAAGGCAGTCACAGGATCTTCCCCAGCTTTGAGAGACTGTTTAAGCACGGCAAATTTATCAAACAAGCATGGTGGACTATTACATTGCAAGAGCAAACGATTCAACAAGTGACCTCTCTGAGGACTGTACAAGCAGGAATTAGGGCGTCCAGCATTGTGCGGTATCCTGCACTAGCACCACCATATTTGCTAACAGCAGTGAGAGAGGCTTCCAAAGCATCAGCCCCTGCAGAAAAGCAGCACGTTTAAGTTTAGTATGTGATTTTCTAGATGTCATCACACTCACATTGTAAATCTCTTACATTCATTTGCACCAATACTTGTGTTCTGTTTTAAGCTTGCATACGCAGCTTTGCAAAGTATGTCATACCTgaataaaaatacaaagaagAATAACTTCTCTGTGAATGAAACGGATGATAGATAATCAAAGAGGTAAACATGCACATATTTCTTACAAGATTCCACTTGTTCCACCCATCACCCTCCGGACTGTTGATCCAATCTCATTAATTGTTCCAGCTGCATCATTCATTGGGTAACtgacaagaagaaaaatgcacTAGTAATTAGTCAAGTATATATGCAACTACAGAAAAAGGATAGCCAACGTAAAAATGTGTACTGGGATAGTGACACAGATAGTGACAGTGTGACTGGCTTACGGTATAAAGTTGTCTCAGAAAAGGTTGCAACCACAGTGGTGATTTCAAACCATTTATATACTTGTCTTAAAAACAACCAAATTGATGACTTCCATGTATTCTTTGCAGGAATTAggaaatcaaatttaaaagctTGAGAGTATTAAACTGTAGTGAATTGTATGTTAATACAAGCTCAGCATGAATAGAACTTAAAATTCTGTAGGTAATACGAACCAATCACCAATAATATGGCATGCTTCTAACTTACCGCTTCttcatatcttcaagaatagTTGTTGCACCTCTATACATCTGAAAAATacagacaatttttttatcttaaaatagcTATATCATCAGAAACTACTCAAGGCTAAATTGGGTAAGCAGTAAGCCCCTCTTAAACTCACCGTGGTTCCACAATCACCATCACCCGCTTTACTGTCCCATTCATTTAGGCTATCCTTGATATTGATAATTTCTTTAGCACCTGCTTCAATAGCAGCCTCCAGAATACACCCTTGTTTGCTTAACTCCTGAGATTCAGCAAGAATCTGCAGACCAAGTCTTTGTAATTAGGAGGTTCTGGGTGGTAACTGGTAACTAACTAACAATAGACTTATGACATGCAACTGCCAGCActgtttaaaaaatccaaacaataaTATTGACTAAATGTAGtattatataagaaaacatcttccaaatttatatttttaatttcgcCTGTTTTGCTCTCCAATTCTGGGTATGAAAGTATTGTTCAATGCAGCATATAACACAGCAACTGAAATACACCTATAGCCCATGCAGAATCAACAGACAACAATACACAGCTCTTTTATACTTCGAAACTACCATCCTCATCAACTTCCAACCAGCAGGATAATCTTACAAAAGTGAATTTCACTTTACCTCATCATCCTTCACTGATGGTGATGGTGGCAATGGAACGGGAATTTTTGCTGGTGGGCGATTTCCTGAAtcaatgataaatttagaagttCAATATTAAGCAGAGCAATGTGTGATAAGGGGAATTATTTCTGGGTTTGTACACTGATAAACATACTAGGTATCTCATAAAAAGCACAAACTTCTTCCAGCAAGGAACATTACCTTCAGATCCAACAGGCCAAGCTGGCGCTTTAGTTGGGGCATCAAGTCGCTGCAAAATGTTTTCATCTGATCTCATGATAGTGATAGAGAATCCTGCAAGTAAAAACAGGATATGTAGCATAAGAGTGCAAATTAGCCATGATTCTAAGCTTCTATGGTGAAAGTGTATATgtaaacatcacattgaagaGAGAACAAAGTTCTATCTTAACCAGAAAAAATTCATgagatttgatcaaacaaatccaTACTGTTCATATTTGAGCAAACACCACAGATTATCATGATTCAATGCATTTTCACTAGATAAGTGGCTATGTCTCCTGACTAATTTATGCTGAGATGTTTATACACCCTTGCAGCTCAGATTCTCCTATGGAGATATTAATGGTAGAAAGTCACTGACCAGCCATATCAAGTGAAGTCATAAATGTGCCAGTGTAGACTCTGTCAACAGCGATCCCATACTCCAATTGTAATTCAGGAACAGCTTTTCTTGCTGCAATCATAAGCTCCATGACAGGAGTCGCACCCAGTCTGCATTTTTCAACGATGGGATTAAACAATTAAGTAATACTAAATGTGATGATAACTGCTCAGCATAGGTCAGAATGTGAGGTCCATAcaccaaaaggaaaaaaaatcaatataccTAATCATCGTGAAATATAGATGCTGACATAGGAAGCAAACCATATGATAATCAATTGAAATACAGAgtgtttatttttgtgatcTACTTGTGCAAATTTTACGCTACTCATATAGCGCAAGGAAAACTTTCACATCTGTAGTTACCCATTGATTAGGAGGACAACATTGCTCCCTCTTGTGATAGGAAGATATTGAGTTTCCTGCAAGGATGCATCGCCATCACATAAACAAtgaaatgcatatataactAGACAGTGCAAACAATAATGTACCCAAGTTGGCAAGAAAACAAAGGTGTGCCATCTAGGCTGTATAAGTAATCATTAGCTACATGCAGCatcatatatagagagagttGTGCTAAAGCTGAGACAACATTTACCTACTATAAGTAAAATGAAATTGTATTGCAGGAATAATCCAGCATTCTTGCTTAGTAGAATCTCCTCTCTACACTAAACTTTGGTTCAtattaaatactccctccatgtttttttatatgatgccgttgacttttgaatctacgtttgaccattcgtcttattcaaaatttatatctaaatatgtaaaattataaagcatacttaagttgctataataataaatcatattataacaaaataattaataattacatatttttttgaataagacgaaaggtcaaacatgaacctaaaagtcaacggtgtcaaataaaagtcaacggtgtcataacACCGAAAGAGCATCCCACCCAAACTTTCACCCATTATGCTCACTTCCATTTCCTGGCTTTCAAGCTATACCCTCTTTTGCACAGTCAGTAAGGACCTTACCTAACAAAGGAAAAAGTAAGGGAGTTGTTTGAAAAAGGAAATTCACTGCTAGGACATAGCTTTGGCAAGCTAAACTCTGCTTAGTCTCAGACTTCATgatgaacaaaaaatatagaaccACGCTACTGAAATGAAATGGATTAAATGACCAAAAATAGTCCTGCaaacaattttaaatgttGGCAGTTTCAACTGCAAGCTTGGCTATTCAAGCTAAAGTAAAAAAGATTCATCCTTCATGAAGAATGGAAAACATGGATTCAATTCAAGTTACTGaaataaaacagattaaaTTGGTAAAATGCTCGCA from Oryza brachyantha chromosome 3, ObraRS2, whole genome shotgun sequence carries:
- the LOC107303838 gene encoding uncharacterized protein LOC107303838 isoform X1, with translation MNFHLAHPRSQLATMSGVTHSRATPLRLRVRRRQSNAERSNRNNSSASAPGDGDADGFLWSQVKTVIIISYPTERPCDGRGLRGLDGDLPQVKSARCSAPMSLPGPYDAVVCGNVQKDCVFASGTKVEEIHTGCLMLVYPMGGVAEEAICASTLVGTKRVDHLTLLLTN
- the LOC107303838 gene encoding uncharacterized protein LOC107303838 isoform X2; this encodes MNFHLAHPRSQLATMSGVTHSRATPLRLRVRRRQSNAERSNRNNSSASAPGDGDADGFLWSQVKTVIIISYPTERPCDGRGLRGLDGDLPQVKSARCSAPMSLPGPYDAVVCGTKVEEIHTGCLMLVYPMGGVAEEAICASTLVGTKRVDHLTLLLTN
- the LOC107303838 gene encoding uncharacterized protein LOC107303838 isoform X3 gives rise to the protein MNFHLAHPRSQLATMSGVTHSRATPLRLRVRRRQSNAERSNRNNSSASAPGDGDADGFLWSQVKTVIIISYPTERPCDGRGLRGLDGDLPQVKSARCSAPMSLPGPYDAVVCGETFQGQFWQIRWYTAVQLFSILDLKHLLCG
- the LOC102716582 gene encoding putative 3,4-dihydroxy-2-butanone kinase, whose product is MALQGKKLINDPDDVVTEFIEGLVETYPGLQYLDGFPQIKVVLRADVVRGAYDKVAVISGGGSGHEPTHAGFVGPGMLTAAVSGDVFTSPPVDSILAAIRAVTGPMGCLLIVKNYTGDRLNFGLAAEQAKSEGYKMEMVIVGDDCALPPPRGIAGRRGLAGTVLVHKVAGAAADAGLSLAEVAAEAKHASEVVGTMGVALSVCTLPGQVTSDRLGPKQMELGLGIHGEPGVAVVELQMIDVVVEHVLKQILSQETQYLPITRGSNVVLLINGLGATPVMELMIAARKAVPELQLEYGIAVDRVYTGTFMTSLDMAGFSITIMRSDENILQRLDAPTKAPAWPVGSEGNRPPAKIPVPLPPSPSVKDDEILAESQELSKQGCILEAAIEAGAKEIINIKDSLNEWDSKAGDGDCGTTMYRGATTILEDMKKRYPMNDAAGTINEIGSTVRRVMGGTSGILYDILCKAAYASLKQNTSIGANEWADALEASLTAVSKYGGASAGYRTMLDALIPACTVLRESLKAGEDPVTAFIASSEAASAGAESTKQMQAKAGRSSYIAPDLVASVPDPGAMAAAAWYRAAAHAVKNKVHGSDS